From the Bacillota bacterium genome, the window ATCCGCGCAGTGATTCTTGGCGGGCACGCGCGAATCCTCCACAACCGTGTAGCCACTCTCGGTCCGGCACACAGGGTTGACGAATCTCTGAGGCTCACCAAGGCGTCAGACCTTATCGAAGCGAGGAATACGCCGACGCTTTCTCGCGACTTACGAAAACCTCTGTCGATTATGCCGTCATGGAAAAGGCACCGAGGTTGCGATGGTGCCCGGTAGTTTTGGGTGGGATGACGTTGGAGGCTGGCCTGCCCTTGCGAGAATCTACGGTAATAAACGTACTGGTCGGCAGGAAGCCACACCTTTTAGACGCGTCTGACTGCATTTTCTACCTGCCATCTGACACTCCGAGTTTGAGTCCAGTGTAGCATAGTGCATTCCTAGAGAAACCCGCTGTCACATGTACAACACTCCGGTTCATGGTGGTGTCAAGCACGGGAACAGAACGACGACGACCGGGTGTCGGTTTCCTCACCCATTGACGGGACTCAGTGTAGGTTTATCGACGCTGCCACTTCTCGTAAAGTCCTGGCCACCGCTTCCCTGAGATCGTCCCTCTTCAGGGCGAATTCCAGAGTGGCCCGTATCAGGCCCGCGGCGTCTCCCACGTCATACCTCTGTCCGGTGATTGTCGTTGCATGGACCCCGCCTTCCCGCGCAAGTCTGTCCAGCGCGTCTGTAAGCTGAATTTCGCCGTTCTTGCCCGGCGGGAGGTCTTCCAGTATGTCGAATATTGCAGCCTCCAGCACATATCTGCCGATGACGGCGAGATTGGACGGGGCGGCCTGCGGTCCTGGCTTTTCGACCAGGCGCCGGACGCGGGGGAGACCCTCGCCCATCACGGCATCAACGATTCCATACCGGCTTGTATCTTCCGGCTGAACTTCTTGAACTGCGACGATACTCCCGCCGGCTTCGCTGTGAGCGTCCATCAACTGCCTTATGGCGGGCGGATCGGCCACGAACACTTCATCTCCCAGTAACACGACAAAGGGTTCGTCGCCGACATGGTGCTTCGCCTGCAGTACGGCATGCCCGAGGCCGAGGGGTTCCTTCTGGCGTATGTAATGAATATCGGCGAGGTCTGCGATGCTGCGGACCGTCCTCAGCATGTCATCCTTGCCCGAGCGTTCGAGAGCGAGTTCCACCTCGATACAGCGGTCGAAGTGGTCTTCAATAGCCCGCTTGGACCTGCCAGTCACGATGATCACGTCTTCGATTCCGGCTGCGACGACTTCTTCCACCACATACTGGATGATCGGCTTGTCGATTATCGGCAACATCTCTTTTGGCTGCGCCTTGGTTGACGGGAGAAACCTTGTGCCGAGGCCGGCTGCGGGGATGACTGCCTTTCTGACTCGCTTTCCGTGCTGGCCGATGGTCATGCTTCTAGGGCCTCCTCGATTTCCCGGCAAATCCATGAGGGTTTCTGCTGTGCCACTTCCACGCCGAGGCTACAATATCCTCAAGAGAAGGGCGCTGCGGTTTCCAGGAGAGGATCTCGGCCGCGCGCCTCGTCGAAGCCACCAGAGCCACCGGGTCGCCTTCCCGCCTGGGCGCCATCTCGACGGGAATACGCTTACCGGCCGCCCTCTCGCAGGCGGCCAGCACTTCGAGAACCGTGTTGCCCGTTTCGGCGCCAAGGTTGACGGGGCCGGTGACTCCACGCTCCAGGGCGTCCAGAGCCAGGACGTGCGCTGTCGCCAGGTCAGACACGTGGACGAAATCCCTGACTGCCGTGCCGTCCTTCGTGGGATAGTCGGTCCCGAATATTGAGGCCTTGTCGATCGCTCCCAGAGCTGCCCGCATCAGTAGGGGAATCAGATGGGTCTCCGGATTGTGGTCCTCGCCGATGTCACCGGCTTCGTCCGCGCCAGCTGCGTTGAAGTACCTCAGGCTGATGTACCGCAGGCCGTAGGCTTTCGCGTGCCAGGCCAGCATCCGCTCGATGAAGAGTTTCGTTTCCCCGTAGGGGTTTACCGGCCGGCAGGGATGGTTCTCCTCAATCGGGATGGACTCCGGTTCTCCGTAAACCGCCGCGCTGGAGGAAAAAACGATGTCCTTCACGCCGCAACGCCGTATCGCTTCGAGCAGCCTTACCCCGCCGACCATGTTATTCTCGAACGCCGGCGAAGGGTTCCTCATCGACTCCCCGACGAGGCTGGACGCGGCCAGGTGGACCACGGCGGTCACCCCGTAATCCTGCATAACCCTGCTCAGGAGGTCCGCGTCACGCACATCGCCGGCGATGAATACCTCGATGCCCGGTGGCTGTGCCTCGACGAGGCTCCTGTGTCCGGTTGACAGGTTGTCGTACACGACCACGCGTCTGCCGGCGCGGAGTAGTTCGCGCACCACGTGGCTTCCGACGTATCCGGCGCCCCCGGTGACCAGGACCAATGCGTGCACCTCCAGGCAACCACCCAGGTAAAGCTGGCCCAGCCGAAGCTGGCCCAGCAAAATCCGGCGCAGTGGCCGCTTCTTCAGGCTATCGCGGACTGCCACAGGCTACTGTTCTCTAGACAAGATGCGGTTCCTCCTCAGGCAGCCGGCGGACTTTCGTAAGGTCATCGATACAGTCAAGGCGAAGCTTGGCCCAGACGAACCAGGCGCAGCCTGAGCTGGTGCGCCACACGTGTCGTAGCAACCTCCCACTGTTTTCCAGGCACTGCACAGACAGCTTCGTTGATACAACTGCTGTAATGCTGTATACTGTAACGCAGGAGGTCGGAGAAGGTGGATAAGAACAGATACCGGACTCAGCTCTACCTCGATGAGACTCAGTACCGTTTTCTCAGGGAGACTGCGGCAAGATACGAAACGAGCATTGCTGCTGTAGTGAGAGACCTCATTGATAAGGAGATGGGGAGCATGGAGTCCGTGGACGAAGATGACCCATTGTTTCGCATAAGCCAATCCGCTGTCAGGACAGGGCGCACGGATGGGTCTGTAGCCCATGATCGCTACATTTATCGCCAACAACCTCAGCAGAGCGGCGATCAACAGGTGCCCGGGGAAGGCGGGGACAGGTCGTCATGATCCGGTCGACAGATTCTCTATTCATCGACACCTCTGCATTCATAGCCCTGTACGACGCGAGCGACCGCCATCACGAGGCGGCAAAGGACTTCTTCACGGCGGAACGGATCCGGGCCCTCCGGGTACAACTGGTGACCACGAATTTCGTCTTTGCTGAGGTATACACATATTTTTGTAGGGACCACGGCCGTGCCACGATTGTGGGCAGGCATATTCGTGAAAGCAAGATCCTGCGATATCTTCGCCCGGGTCCCGCAGACGAGGACGCAGCGTGGAATCTGGCGCAAGAGTACCACGATAAGGATTTCAGTTTTGTCGACTGCTTGAGTTTCGTCGTTATGTCCAGACTTGGCTGCCGGAAGGCATTTGCGTTTGATTCTCACTTTCGGCAGATGGGTTTTGACATGTTGCCTGACTGAGCCCGGCTGTGTTTGTCACTGCTGTGCGCCGCACACGTCGTCGTGTCGCACTTGTGTGGTATACTCCTGTCATGAAAGTGCCTGGTGCTCACGGGCAGCACTCGATCTGGCTCCTGGACTGGCTCGAAGGGTGATCGAAAGGGCCAAGGCGAAAACTGGCCCATCAAGGTAGCGGCGCCAGGGCTTCCAGCACTTGCGCTTGGGTTGTACAATGCACGCAGGTTCGCATTGCGCAAACACACAGCGGAATAGCTACACGACTGATGGCGGTGAAGCAAGGTGCGGTTGAAAGAAATTGCCGAATGCCCCGAGTTAGACATTGATACTGAAGAATCGGCCATTTCCGCAGTACTCGCCGAACACCCCGACCTCCGGATCCTCTGGGAGAAATACCCCGTACTGACGGGGGAAATAGTGATAAACGAGGTCAACCCGATCTTCCACGTATACGTTGAGGCTGTGGCGGAGACGCAGATTCAGACGGGGAGCCCGCCTGAGGCCAAAGAAGCTTTCGAACGGCTCAAACGCGCCGGGCTCAGCGGCCACGCTGCGCGTGCCTCCATCGCGGGCCTGATCGTATGGTACATCTACCACATCTTGAAGGAGGAAACCCGCTTCGACAGAGAGGAGTACGCGCGTCTTTCCACAGGCCGGCCGTTGCGGTGATTATGTCTTCATCCGTCATCCGGCCCCTCACTGCGGGTTTTCTTCCTACCTCGAGTACGATGCTGTTTTCACCTACTGCTTTCACCTGCAGGACATCTCCGGCCCCGATTCTTAACTGACGCCAGCCCGATGGGGTGCGCTCGAGCTCGCCGCACGAAGTCTTGTCCCCCCAGCAGTCCCGGGCCCTGGCGAAAACGCCGGTGTCAACAACGGCGATGCCATCGTGTACGACCTGCATACCGGGCTCAGGTACGACACAACCCTACGATATGGTAAAATGTGACAGCAGGCGGAATGCGCGGCTGACCGCACCGGCTAAGCCAACCGGCTGACGTCCCAGGTAAGCGATGGTCTGTTGGTGAGCCACGTGTGGTCATGCGTTCTCGGCGGTTGGCGGTGCGGTGGGTGGCCTGCGAAGTTAGGTGGAGGGGGGAGAAACAGGCGGATTGAGGTGTGGAATCACGTTCCCGGTTGAACTCGCACGTTCGAATGAGGTCAGCCACATGGGCAAGATCCTCTACCTGACGGCGTTGGCAGTTCAACCGCGGTCCATAAGCCAGCTTGCGCGGGCGGCGGGGGTGGACCCGGGGCATGCAAGCAGAGTCTGTGCCGAGCTGGTGAGAGCAGGGTGGATGCGTACGACCGGGAGTAGGCGGGGACTGCTACCTGTGCCGGCAATGCCAGACGCGCTGCAGGAGCAACACGCCAGGCGGCTGTTCAAGATGCTCGCGATGGCCCCGCAGAAGGGAGAGTTCCTCATGAAGTGCTGGCTCGATCTTCTCGTGGCTAGTAACAATCTAATCGACAACGCGAGACCTGGGTTCCTCTGCAACCCTCTCACAGGAGAACCGCTCGAATTCGACCGGTACTATCTGGAGGGGGTTGCTTTTGAATTCAACGGAAGACAGCACTACGGCCCAACCGCGGCGTATCCAGATGAGCAGGCGTTCAGAGAGCTGAGAGCGAGAGACCTCCTGAAGAAGGGGTTGAGCCAGGAACAGGGCATTGTGTTGGTAGAAGTGATCAGCGAAGACCTGACCTTCGACAATATGGAAAGAAAAATCCCGGACGTGCTACCGAGGAACATAATCGACAGGGACGGCCTGTACGCAAAGGCGCTCGCTCGCGCCTCCCAGGATTACCGTGCGAAGGCTGGACACTAATCACCGGACGCTAATCGCCAGACACGGTGCGGTCGAGCCGGTACCCTGCGGGCCTACCGAATGTGGGCTATCCGATGAGTCCTGGATGAGTCCTGGGTGTGCACGCGCAGCACCAGGCGACAGTCCCGGCGTCTGCTGAAAGCCGACGACAAACACGGTCTCGCGTGCGCACACGCAGTACAAGTCCGGCGTATTGTGCATGGACGCAGCAAATCGCGCGAATTCCTGTGCGTGAGTGCAGTATCAGCCGGCGTCATGCTGTGGTGCAGAGATTCTGAGGCGAGTAATGCTCTGACGCAGAAGTCTTCGGCCGAATCATGCTGCAGCGCAGAAAAGACTGCATGAGATTGTGGCGAAGCAGTGCTGGAAAACTTCGTTGGACAATGGTAATATTATCTTGGATTCCTATAACATCCAAAGGGGAAAGGAGGTGAACGGAAATGCCAGGATTCAGAAGCAAGTACGTGGCCGGCAACATCTGCCTCCTGCTCTTCGCGGCTTTTCTGGCGATGACGGCGGTGGGCATAGTCGAGGCCGGCAAGGCATACGCTGACCCGTATACTTGGACGTATTCGGGATCCAGCTCGCAGTATTCGACGACGCAGATAAAACCTGCTGTCTGGATGTCGCCATTGACGAGCGCCACCGAGGGGCCCAGCCTGTTTACCTACTACATAAAGTTGGTAGGTACGCCGACTGGCGACTATACGGTGGAGGCTACTCAGAAGAGCGTCATCGGAAGTGCGTACGACACCGCGTATCGCAACCTCCTCGAGCTCGTTTATGCTCCGCCATCCAGCTGGAACCTTCAGCCCGGTTACCGGGTTGAGTACAGCCAGGTCCGCGAGCTAATTGCCCAGCACGCCGTCTACGTTGACCTCCTGTACAGGCCACCGTCGACCGGCGGTGGAGGCGGCGGTGGCGGCGGAACCGCGCAGCAAATCCTCACGGGCCAATATGGCACCATCGTGGTGCTGCCGGCGCTCGGCAGCGCTACATACAATGTAGACGAATCCCTCGTGGTGAGCGCTCTGCAATCCCTCGCAGCTAGTATCAGGGAGTTCACGATCGCCGATCTCTCGGCGACCGACGCCTCGGAAAAGGCCACGGTCATCGGGTCGGGGATTCTCCAGGCAGCACTGAACCTCGCCAAAGACCTCGTCGTCAACAACGGCCAGGTCGTGATCACGTTCCCGAGCGGCTCGATCGATCCATCTATCGTCGGACAGGCCGGAGCGGGCGCCGCGTTCAGGGTCGTCGTCGGCATCATGGGCGACACCGCCAGCGTGCAGCTGGTCAGCGGAACGCAGGCGGCGGACCAGGGCTTCATCCCGCAGTCCACGGTGTTCTCGCTCGATGCTACGCTTGTGCAGGGATCGCAGACGGTGGGCGATATCTCGCGCTTCAACAGCCCGGTGCGCGTGACGTTCTCGTACAACCCGCAGCCGGGTATCGACGAGAACAAGCTCGGCGTGTATGGCCTCGATCCCGTCACCAACACCTGGACGTACGTCGGAGGCAAGGTGAACCCGGACACGAACCAGATCACGGCCAACCTGTGGCACTTCAGCCAGTATGCCGTCATGCTCTACGACAAGACGTTCGTCGACGTGGCGACGCACTGGGCGAAGACCGACGTGGAACTGATGGCCTCCAGGCACGTGGTCAAAGGCGTGAGCGACACGCAGTTCGCGCCCGAAGCGCCAGTAACCAGGGCCCAGTTTGCGTCGCTGCTTCTCAGGAGCCTCGGGCTGGAGGAGCACAAACCGGCGATGGAGACGTTCCTCGATGTATCGCGCAGCTCGTGGTACTTCGGTGCGGTTGAGGGCGCCTTCAAGGCGGGTATCATCAAGGGATACAGCGACGGTACCTTCAAGCCTGACGCCAGGGTGACGCGCGAAGAGATGGCGACTATGCTGGTAAGGGCGCTCGGCAAGGCCGGCGTGAACACGGCGGTGAACGCGGCAGACATTGAGGCGCTCTCGAAGTTCGCCGACAGGAACAAGATATCCGGATGGGCGGCCGAAGCTGCGGCGTACACCGCAAAGACAGGTATCCTGAACGGCAGGACCGCGACCACGTTCGTGCCGCAGGGCACCGGCACGAGGGCCGAAGCCGCGGTCATGATGAAGCGGTTCATGGCCAATACCGGCCAGATCTAACCCAAGAACCCGACTGATAGGCAACTGATAAGTCTCGAACGAGACACCGGGGGTCCCGCGGCAGAGGCGGGGCCCCCGAGTCTTCATCCAGCGGGATTGCTGGTGGCAGGCAATTCCACTGGAGATCCGCCCAGTACCAGCCTGGGAAGGGAAATTGTGGCCGGGATAGGAGGAATTGCCGCTTCCAACGGTGAATTCGCAGCATGTTTCCCCACTTCGCCGGACCAGGACGAACCCGGGTAGTTGAGGCTAACGAACTTCCTGGTAGGGCGCGATCTTGAAAGGATGGCGATAGGCGATTGGTTTCCGAAGGGACGGGGCGGAGGCTCAATCTGAGCCTCGAACCCGTCACTGGACCATTCATATTCCTCCTGCTGATATTGGGCTCGCTGGCCAGAGGGCTGTTTTTCCAGACAGACCTACTGCAGTTCCAGATAGCCGTTGTAGTGATATTCGCCCTCGAATGGCTCGACCGGATGGCCCGGGGCGATGGGACGATCCTGGCGGGCTGGGAGGATGCGCTTCCACTCCTTCTCGGGCTGGCGTACTGTGCAAGTCTTGCCGTCGCGGTGGACAAGCGAGCGGGGGCGAGCGAAGCCCTGAAGTACCTGACGCTTTTCATGGTCTACTGGGTCGTGTCGCGATTGGCGTACACCAGGGCGTGGGCCGTGCGGTTCGCGAACCTGGTCGTTTTCATCGGTGTGCTGCTTTCGGTTATCGGCCTTGGGGCAGCGGTCGGGCTGATAGACTTCCCCGGTGCCTTCGTCCGGGGTGAAATCCTGTCCACGTTCCAGTACTCCAATGCCCTTGCGGGTTTCCTCGCGGCCGCGTGTGTCATAATTCTTGCGTTGTGGGGCCCCAGGCCCAGGCCCAGCCCCAGGCCCAGGGCGGCCGGTCAGGGGCAGCGCGGAGGCGAGCAGCCCCAGCAGCTCGATTATGAGGTGTCGTGGCTCGCCGAGGCCTGGTACGCCTTCGCGTTTGTGCTGTGCGCGGTTGTCCTGCTGTCGACCAGGTCCAGGGGTTCGTGGGTGCTCCTGCCCGTCGCTGGGGCAATAGCCCTGTGGGGGCTCCCAACGGGACAGCGGTTTCAGGCAAGCCTCAGGGCCTCCGCGGGGGTTGTAGCCACGCTCGTAATCCTGCGGCGGATCGACGG encodes:
- the galU gene encoding UTP--glucose-1-phosphate uridylyltransferase GalU yields the protein MTIGQHGKRVRKAVIPAAGLGTRFLPSTKAQPKEMLPIIDKPIIQYVVEEVVAAGIEDVIIVTGRSKRAIEDHFDRCIEVELALERSGKDDMLRTVRSIADLADIHYIRQKEPLGLGHAVLQAKHHVGDEPFVVLLGDEVFVADPPAIRQLMDAHSEAGGSIVAVQEVQPEDTSRYGIVDAVMGEGLPRVRRLVEKPGPQAAPSNLAVIGRYVLEAAIFDILEDLPPGKNGEIQLTDALDRLAREGGVHATTITGQRYDVGDAAGLIRATLEFALKRDDLREAVARTLREVAASINLH
- the galE gene encoding UDP-glucose 4-epimerase GalE; amino-acid sequence: MVLVTGGAGYVGSHVVRELLRAGRRVVVYDNLSTGHRSLVEAQPPGIEVFIAGDVRDADLLSRVMQDYGVTAVVHLAASSLVGESMRNPSPAFENNMVGGVRLLEAIRRCGVKDIVFSSSAAVYGEPESIPIEENHPCRPVNPYGETKLFIERMLAWHAKAYGLRYISLRYFNAAGADEAGDIGEDHNPETHLIPLLMRAALGAIDKASIFGTDYPTKDGTAVRDFVHVSDLATAHVLALDALERGVTGPVNLGAETGNTVLEVLAACERAAGKRIPVEMAPRREGDPVALVASTRRAAEILSWKPQRPSLEDIVASAWKWHSRNPHGFAGKSRRP
- a CDS encoding PIN domain-containing protein; this encodes MIRSTDSLFIDTSAFIALYDASDRHHEAAKDFFTAERIRALRVQLVTTNFVFAEVYTYFCRDHGRATIVGRHIRESKILRYLRPGPADEDAAWNLAQEYHDKDFSFVDCLSFVVMSRLGCRKAFAFDSHFRQMGFDMLPD
- a CDS encoding DUF1841 family protein: MRLKEIAECPELDIDTEESAISAVLAEHPDLRILWEKYPVLTGEIVINEVNPIFHVYVEAVAETQIQTGSPPEAKEAFERLKRAGLSGHAARASIAGLIVWYIYHILKEETRFDREEYARLSTGRPLR
- a CDS encoding S-layer homology domain-containing protein; protein product: MPGFRSKYVAGNICLLLFAAFLAMTAVGIVEAGKAYADPYTWTYSGSSSQYSTTQIKPAVWMSPLTSATEGPSLFTYYIKLVGTPTGDYTVEATQKSVIGSAYDTAYRNLLELVYAPPSSWNLQPGYRVEYSQVRELIAQHAVYVDLLYRPPSTGGGGGGGGGTAQQILTGQYGTIVVLPALGSATYNVDESLVVSALQSLAASIREFTIADLSATDASEKATVIGSGILQAALNLAKDLVVNNGQVVITFPSGSIDPSIVGQAGAGAAFRVVVGIMGDTASVQLVSGTQAADQGFIPQSTVFSLDATLVQGSQTVGDISRFNSPVRVTFSYNPQPGIDENKLGVYGLDPVTNTWTYVGGKVNPDTNQITANLWHFSQYAVMLYDKTFVDVATHWAKTDVELMASRHVVKGVSDTQFAPEAPVTRAQFASLLLRSLGLEEHKPAMETFLDVSRSSWYFGAVEGAFKAGIIKGYSDGTFKPDARVTREEMATMLVRALGKAGVNTAVNAADIEALSKFADRNKISGWAAEAAAYTAKTGILNGRTATTFVPQGTGTRAEAAVMMKRFMANTGQI